A single genomic interval of Acidovorax sp. 1608163 harbors:
- a CDS encoding transporter substrate-binding domain-containing protein, producing the protein MFKREALKWLATGALAGSMAMAGVANAQPASPATQDVVRIGTLSDYAPFEYKDASGQLKGMEIELAHAMCKHMQTRCEFVTMDFDALIPALRAKKIDAVLAQMSITDERKKAVDFTDLFTLAPVQWVAKTGSGITDNPETLRGKTVGIYSGSNHETYLKKRLPTAKSGIRVKTYPSQDPIWLDMEAGRVQATLTDTTVAHDWLAKTGKAKGFELVGKPIDDVAMFGEGTGIAVRKGDPLRTRFNTAIKQVLTDGTFAAENKKVFPFSIAPAVK; encoded by the coding sequence ATGTTCAAACGCGAGGCCCTGAAGTGGCTGGCAACGGGCGCCTTGGCAGGCAGCATGGCAATGGCAGGCGTGGCAAACGCCCAGCCCGCATCCCCGGCAACGCAGGATGTGGTGCGCATCGGCACCCTGTCGGACTACGCCCCCTTTGAATACAAGGACGCCAGCGGCCAGCTCAAGGGCATGGAGATCGAACTGGCCCACGCCATGTGCAAGCACATGCAGACGCGCTGCGAGTTCGTGACCATGGACTTCGACGCCCTCATCCCCGCCCTGCGCGCCAAGAAGATTGACGCCGTGCTGGCACAGATGTCCATTACCGATGAGCGCAAGAAAGCGGTGGACTTCACCGACCTGTTCACCCTGGCACCCGTGCAGTGGGTGGCCAAGACTGGCTCGGGCATCACCGACAACCCAGAGACCCTGCGCGGCAAGACCGTGGGCATCTACAGCGGCAGCAACCACGAGACCTACCTGAAAAAGCGCCTGCCCACCGCCAAGTCGGGCATCCGCGTCAAAACCTATCCCTCGCAAGACCCCATCTGGCTGGACATGGAAGCGGGCCGTGTGCAGGCAACCCTGACCGACACCACCGTGGCACACGACTGGCTGGCCAAGACCGGTAAGGCCAAAGGCTTTGAGCTGGTGGGCAAGCCGATTGACGACGTGGCCATGTTCGGCGAAGGCACCGGGATTGCCGTGCGCAAGGGCGACCCGCTGCGCACACGCTTCAACACCGCCATCAAGCAAGTGCTGACCGACGGCACTTTTGCGGCAGAGAACAAGAAGGTTTTCCCATTCAGCATCGCCCCCGCCGTCAAGTGA
- a CDS encoding ABC transporter permease subunit (The N-terminal region of this protein, as described by TIGR01726, is a three transmembrane segment that identifies a subfamily of ABC transporter permease subunits, which specificities that include histidine, arginine, glutamine, glutamate, L-cystine (sic), the opines (in Agrobacterium) octopine and nopaline, etc.), whose amino-acid sequence MALLTGPLTDYALPLLQGVWVTLQLAFASLGLGLLLGLALAACRLSMRPWLRRSVGLATALLRGVPEFVIVLVCYFGLSNLINNHLDGAIEISPFGAGVFALSVVFAAYASEVFRGAFAAVPAGQVLAAQALGMRPAQVFWVVRLPQAWRIALPSLGNLWQSLLKDTSLVSVVGLEDLLKKAQMGAQFTQQPFVFYLAVAAAYLALLALSHPVQATLERWAQRGYAPHLPGSTA is encoded by the coding sequence ATGGCGTTATTGACAGGCCCCTTGACCGACTACGCGCTGCCACTGTTGCAGGGCGTGTGGGTCACGCTGCAGCTGGCCTTTGCCTCGCTGGGGCTGGGACTGCTGCTGGGGCTGGCCCTCGCGGCATGCCGCCTGAGCATGCGCCCTTGGCTGCGGCGCAGCGTCGGCCTGGCCACGGCCTTGCTGCGCGGCGTGCCGGAATTTGTGATCGTGCTGGTGTGCTACTTCGGACTGTCCAACCTCATCAATAACCACCTGGACGGGGCCATCGAGATCAGCCCGTTTGGCGCAGGGGTGTTTGCCCTGTCGGTGGTCTTTGCGGCCTACGCCAGTGAGGTGTTTCGCGGGGCTTTTGCAGCCGTGCCAGCCGGGCAAGTTCTGGCCGCGCAGGCCCTGGGCATGCGGCCCGCACAAGTCTTCTGGGTGGTGCGCCTGCCGCAGGCCTGGCGCATTGCGCTGCCCAGCCTGGGCAACCTGTGGCAATCGCTGCTCAAAGACACTTCGCTCGTGTCCGTGGTGGGGCTGGAAGATCTGCTCAAGAAAGCCCAGATGGGTGCCCAGTTCACCCAGCAGCCCTTTGTGTTCTACCTCGCGGTGGCAGCGGCGTATCTGGCCTTGCTGGCGTTGTCGCACCCCGTGCAGGCGACGCTGGAGCGCTGGGCCCAGCGGGGCTATGCGCCCCACCTGCCAGGGAGCACGGCATGA
- a CDS encoding ABC transporter permease has translation MSADSLASSTFSLWLASLPADWQETWESVQAAWDPMLDGLRVTAGLLAGSALLGTALALVLAVATAMGPRPIAAAARLYGALVRGTPLLVQLFLAYFGLGQFEAVRQSSLWWLLEDATWCGLAVLSLNLAAYMAQDLRAGLLAVPLGERQAAMALGFTPWQSMRCIVLPRALRIALPALGNQAIAQLKATALVSTITVLDLTGAARQLSVASYTTDALLVAGALYATLTLGIVACVRWLERRFTHRSLEK, from the coding sequence ATGAGCGCCGATAGCTTGGCCTCGTCCACCTTCTCCCTTTGGCTCGCTAGCCTGCCCGCAGACTGGCAGGAGACGTGGGAATCGGTACAGGCTGCGTGGGACCCGATGCTGGACGGCTTGCGCGTGACCGCAGGCCTGCTGGCGGGCTCCGCACTGCTAGGTACCGCCTTGGCCCTGGTGCTGGCCGTGGCCACTGCCATGGGGCCCCGGCCTATCGCTGCAGCGGCACGGCTGTATGGGGCACTGGTGCGCGGCACGCCCCTGCTGGTGCAATTGTTTCTGGCGTACTTTGGCCTTGGCCAGTTTGAGGCGGTGCGGCAGTCCTCCCTTTGGTGGTTGCTGGAAGACGCGACCTGGTGTGGGCTGGCCGTGCTGTCGCTGAACCTGGCGGCCTACATGGCACAGGACCTGCGCGCGGGCCTGCTGGCCGTGCCGCTGGGCGAGCGTCAGGCAGCCATGGCCCTGGGCTTCACCCCCTGGCAGAGCATGCGCTGCATCGTGCTGCCACGGGCCTTGCGCATTGCCCTGCCCGCGCTGGGCAACCAGGCCATCGCCCAACTCAAGGCCACGGCGCTGGTGAGCACCATCACCGTGCTGGACCTCACAGGCGCGGCGCGGCAGCTCTCGGTGGCCTCGTACACCACCGATGCGCTGCTGGTGGCCGGTGCCCTCTATGCCACCCTCACCTTGGGCATCGTGGCTTGCGTGCGCTGGCTGGAGCGGCGCTTTACACACCGCAGTCTGGAGAAGTAA
- the mmuM gene encoding homocysteine S-methyltransferase: MTFTPTANPLQTLLDKQGLFVLDGALATELERRGADLKDPLWSAKLLIEQPELIRQVHLDYFLAGADVATTSSYQATFEAFGQRGYSVEESADLMRRSITLACEARDAFWADTANRQGRHKPLVAASVGPYGAMLANGSEYTGYQGVSRDDLARFHAPRLRVLACAGADLLACETLPCLDEALAIASLLPTLDNGHGNAPGAWISFSCKDGEHNSQGERMADCAAALDGLPQVWAVGVNCTAPQHIPSLVAHIHSHTRTPIVVYPNSGETYDAVDKEWRGSTPPTAHATPCDAFAEAAMRWHAQGARLIGGCCRTSPQDIAALQRRALAQGVLRNDTAP, encoded by the coding sequence ATGACTTTTACGCCCACCGCCAATCCCTTGCAAACCCTGCTGGACAAGCAAGGCCTGTTCGTTCTCGACGGTGCGCTGGCCACCGAGCTGGAGCGCCGTGGCGCGGACCTGAAAGACCCACTGTGGTCTGCCAAGCTGCTGATTGAGCAACCCGAGCTGATCCGCCAGGTGCACCTGGATTACTTCCTGGCCGGTGCCGATGTGGCCACGACCTCCAGCTACCAGGCCACGTTCGAGGCCTTTGGCCAGCGCGGCTATTCCGTAGAAGAGTCGGCGGACCTGATGCGGCGCTCGATCACCCTGGCCTGCGAGGCCCGTGATGCCTTCTGGGCTGACACCGCCAACCGCCAGGGCCGCCACAAGCCGCTGGTGGCTGCGTCGGTGGGGCCATACGGCGCCATGCTGGCCAATGGCTCTGAATACACCGGCTACCAAGGCGTCAGCCGCGACGACCTGGCGCGCTTTCATGCCCCACGCCTGCGGGTGCTGGCCTGCGCTGGTGCCGATTTGCTGGCCTGCGAGACCCTGCCCTGCCTGGACGAAGCCCTGGCCATTGCCAGCCTGCTGCCCACGCTGGACAACGGGCACGGCAACGCACCCGGCGCGTGGATCAGCTTCTCGTGCAAGGACGGCGAGCACAACAGCCAGGGCGAACGCATGGCCGACTGCGCCGCCGCGCTAGACGGGCTGCCCCAGGTGTGGGCCGTGGGTGTGAACTGCACCGCCCCGCAACACATCCCCTCGCTGGTGGCGCACATCCACAGCCACACACGCACCCCGATCGTGGTGTACCCCAACTCGGGCGAAACCTACGACGCAGTGGACAAAGAGTGGCGCGGCAGCACCCCACCCACCGCCCATGCAACTCCTTGCGATGCCTTTGCCGAAGCCGCGATGCGCTGGCACGCGCAAGGCGCGCGCCTGATTGGTGGATGCTGCCGTACCAGCCCGCAGGACATTGCAGCCCTCCAGCGCAGAGCTTTGGCCCAAGGCGTGTTACGCAACGATACAGCACCTTGA
- a CDS encoding DoxX family protein has translation MQLLTRDDFRIKASHFNITRAENLLRIACGAFMFPHALSKFAAFGVLSAGTIGFFGKAGFQPPELWAWLAAFTEAACGIALVLGLCTRYAALGAASALAIAVYALHTVKGFGWLWNTGGYEYPIFWGLACVAVALWEFRRVYGQPGPQ, from the coding sequence ATGCAACTGCTCACACGCGACGATTTCCGGATCAAGGCTTCTCACTTCAACATCACGCGCGCAGAAAACCTGCTGCGCATTGCCTGCGGCGCGTTCATGTTTCCGCATGCGCTGAGCAAGTTTGCAGCGTTTGGCGTGCTGTCTGCGGGCACCATCGGGTTCTTTGGCAAGGCGGGGTTTCAGCCGCCCGAGCTGTGGGCCTGGCTGGCAGCGTTCACCGAGGCCGCTTGCGGCATCGCCCTGGTGCTGGGGCTGTGCACCCGCTACGCCGCCCTGGGCGCAGCCAGTGCATTAGCGATTGCGGTGTATGCGCTGCACACTGTCAAGGGCTTTGGCTGGCTGTGGAACACCGGCGGGTACGAGTACCCCATCTTCTGGGGCCTGGCCTGCGTGGCCGTGGCGCTGTGGGAGTTCCGCCGGGTATATGGCCAACCCGGCCCACAGTAA
- a CDS encoding ABC transporter substrate-binding protein — translation MTASTETTRALAPQGVLRASINLGNPILAGVDAQGAPKGVSVDLARAFAQRLGVGLKLVVFDAAGKSVEAVRGEQADIGFFAIDPLRGEGIAFTAPYVLIEGSYLVRADSPLQTNDEVDQSGRTVTVGKGSAYDLFLSRELKHATIERAPTSPAVVDTFLTHGHDVAAGVKQQLEADAQRLGGLRLLPGRFMVIQQAMGTHKGRGAAAQAALTQFVEDMKASGFVAEALARHGIQGASVARAQAQSN, via the coding sequence ATGACCGCTTCTACCGAAACCACCCGTGCCCTGGCCCCCCAGGGCGTTCTGCGCGCCTCCATCAACCTGGGCAACCCCATCCTGGCGGGCGTGGACGCGCAAGGTGCGCCCAAGGGCGTGTCCGTTGACCTGGCCCGTGCCTTTGCCCAGCGCCTGGGTGTGGGGCTGAAGCTGGTGGTGTTTGACGCCGCAGGCAAGTCGGTCGAGGCCGTGCGCGGCGAGCAGGCCGACATCGGCTTCTTCGCCATCGACCCACTGCGCGGCGAAGGCATTGCGTTCACCGCGCCGTATGTGCTGATCGAAGGCAGCTACTTGGTGCGGGCCGATTCGCCCCTGCAAACCAACGACGAAGTGGACCAGAGCGGCCGCACCGTGACGGTGGGCAAGGGCAGCGCGTATGACCTGTTCCTAAGCCGTGAACTGAAACACGCCACCATCGAGCGCGCTCCCACCTCGCCCGCCGTGGTCGACACCTTCCTCACCCACGGCCACGATGTGGCGGCGGGCGTGAAGCAGCAGCTGGAAGCCGATGCCCAGCGCTTGGGCGGCCTGCGCCTGTTGCCCGGGCGCTTCATGGTCATCCAGCAGGCCATGGGCACGCACAAAGGCCGGGGCGCTGCCGCGCAGGCTGCGCTCACACAGTTTGTCGAAGACATGAAGGCCAGCGGCTTTGTGGCCGAAGCCCTGGCGCGCCACGGCATCCAGGGCGCCTCGGTGGCGCGAGCGCAAGCCCAATCAAACTGA
- a CDS encoding DUF6683 family protein gives MKAFKHLCIAAAVVFSTMSPASAWMSADGAMNLSIGAGHYILNEQVQRAARASRGGMYNTAPRTALARTRFTRSYSTAGLDTLVGFYPPSQRPQMRQGFLDLHNSYPQVARQLGVPTNDVATGIASFLAGAYMAYNNHNLSNSYVRPMADQFRHALASQSDFTRMSDSEKQRMYDVMVMLGMLMATTQVQLQRQPDPALEAQMRQLGRQMIEGFLKVDASRLRITSSGMRIV, from the coding sequence ATGAAAGCCTTCAAACACCTGTGTATCGCCGCGGCGGTTGTGTTTTCCACGATGTCTCCGGCCAGCGCCTGGATGAGCGCGGATGGAGCAATGAACCTGTCCATTGGCGCGGGGCACTACATCCTCAACGAGCAAGTGCAGCGCGCCGCGCGTGCCAGCCGAGGGGGCATGTACAACACAGCCCCCAGGACGGCCCTGGCACGCACGCGTTTCACGCGCTCTTACAGCACAGCAGGCCTGGACACACTGGTCGGTTTTTACCCACCTTCTCAGCGCCCACAAATGCGCCAAGGCTTTCTGGATTTGCACAACAGTTACCCGCAGGTGGCGCGCCAATTGGGGGTACCCACGAACGATGTGGCCACCGGGATTGCCTCATTTCTTGCGGGCGCCTACATGGCCTACAACAACCACAACCTGAGCAACAGCTACGTGAGGCCCATGGCGGATCAGTTCAGGCATGCGCTGGCGAGCCAAAGCGATTTCACCCGCATGAGCGATTCCGAGAAGCAGCGCATGTACGACGTGATGGTGATGTTGGGCATGCTGATGGCAACGACCCAGGTGCAACTGCAGCGGCAGCCCGACCCAGCGCTGGAGGCTCAGATGCGCCAGCTGGGCAGGCAGATGATCGAGGGATTTTTGAAGGTGGACGCCAGTCGCCTGCGCATCACGTCATCGGGCATGCGCATCGTGTAA
- a CDS encoding GNAT family N-acetyltransferase translates to MTDSTPYLYQGARLRLREFGWRDVHALVQMHRDPRVRAHLADDVPLDDARVAHQFVENMQQFYRQHEGTGIWCAERAHPPEAEVLADALRAHACGEIDAVFLDALVQPRWSFCGWFSLVHLSDDLHTLEIGARLTPQAWGGTLALDGGEWLLEHAFRTLGQSHVLGHCSPTNRSAAHCLQVLGFQPQGLAPYNGGQALRFGLCQNGWAAWHAQPRRERQRAVLSTGR, encoded by the coding sequence ATGACCGATTCGACCCCCTACCTGTACCAGGGCGCGCGGCTGCGTCTTCGCGAATTTGGCTGGCGCGATGTGCATGCGCTGGTCCAGATGCACCGCGATCCGCGTGTGCGTGCCCACCTGGCAGACGACGTTCCGCTCGATGACGCCCGTGTGGCCCACCAGTTTGTGGAGAACATGCAGCAGTTCTACCGCCAGCATGAAGGCACCGGCATCTGGTGCGCTGAGCGTGCCCACCCTCCCGAGGCCGAGGTGCTTGCCGATGCCCTGCGGGCCCACGCCTGTGGCGAGATCGATGCCGTATTTTTGGACGCCTTGGTGCAGCCTCGGTGGTCCTTTTGCGGATGGTTCAGCTTGGTGCACCTCAGCGATGACCTGCACACCTTGGAAATCGGCGCCCGGCTCACCCCTCAGGCTTGGGGTGGAACGCTCGCTCTCGATGGGGGAGAGTGGCTGCTGGAGCACGCCTTTCGCACGTTGGGCCAATCCCATGTCCTGGGCCATTGCAGCCCTACCAATCGCTCCGCAGCCCATTGCTTGCAGGTGCTGGGGTTTCAGCCGCAGGGGCTCGCGCCGTACAACGGGGGGCAAGCCCTGCGCTTTGGCCTGTGCCAAAACGGCTGGGCTGCCTGGCATGCCCAGCCGCGCCGTGAACGCCAGCGCGCTGTGCTGAGCACTGGCCGGTGA
- the sctT gene encoding type III secretion system export apparatus subunit SctT → MGDTFAAIHNVSELAMLAALASVRFAMAFLLLPVLSQDTVPQLVRGAVFLAFGVVTLAMQPAVNVLGWSVSHWIGLFAKEAFLGLALGMLLAAVLWAFAAAGEIVDGASGLSQAQVTDPLSGRQTSLSGAFLGRLAVYVFMFSGGMMLWIGVLMESFLLWPLAQPGLAVQRGGVALFESAFAQFAGLSFMLAAPALVVLYAIDLSLGLMNRFAPQLNLYSLSTSLKSVAAVMVWLAMLSTLVKTLLNHLAALLPTLLQKVQALGG, encoded by the coding sequence ATGGGAGACACCTTTGCCGCCATCCACAACGTCAGCGAACTCGCCATGCTGGCTGCGCTGGCCAGCGTCCGTTTTGCGATGGCGTTCTTGCTCCTGCCGGTCCTGTCGCAAGACACGGTTCCGCAGCTTGTGCGTGGCGCGGTGTTCCTGGCGTTCGGTGTCGTTACTCTGGCCATGCAGCCCGCCGTCAACGTTCTCGGCTGGAGCGTTTCCCATTGGATCGGCCTGTTCGCCAAGGAAGCCTTTCTCGGCTTGGCCTTGGGCATGCTGCTCGCTGCCGTGCTGTGGGCGTTCGCTGCTGCGGGCGAGATCGTCGATGGCGCCAGTGGGCTGTCGCAGGCGCAGGTGACCGATCCGCTCTCGGGTCGCCAGACGTCACTGTCTGGGGCATTCCTAGGACGGTTGGCGGTCTACGTGTTCATGTTTTCCGGGGGCATGATGCTGTGGATTGGCGTGCTCATGGAGAGCTTCTTGCTCTGGCCCCTCGCGCAGCCAGGACTCGCCGTGCAGCGCGGCGGTGTGGCCTTGTTCGAAAGCGCGTTTGCCCAGTTTGCGGGGCTGAGCTTTATGCTTGCCGCGCCCGCCTTGGTGGTCCTCTATGCGATTGATCTGTCCCTTGGGCTGATGAATCGCTTTGCGCCCCAGCTCAACCTGTATTCGCTGTCCACCTCGCTCAAGAGCGTGGCGGCCGTCATGGTCTGGCTCGCCATGCTCTCCACGCTCGTCAAGACGTTGCTGAACCATCTCGCGGCCCTGTTGCCCACGCTGCTACAAAAGGTCCAGGCATTGGGCGGCTGA
- the sctS gene encoding type III secretion system export apparatus subunit SctS yields MFESQTIQLMYQALWLVLLLSAPPVMVAALVGLLVALVQAATQIQEQTLQYALKFFAIVLTIFITASLLGGTLYRFTDRVMTEFPALVKK; encoded by the coding sequence ATGTTTGAAAGCCAGACCATCCAACTCATGTACCAGGCACTGTGGCTGGTGCTGCTGCTCTCCGCTCCCCCTGTGATGGTGGCGGCCTTGGTCGGCCTGCTTGTCGCTTTGGTGCAGGCAGCCACCCAGATTCAGGAACAGACGCTGCAGTACGCACTCAAGTTTTTCGCCATCGTGCTCACCATTTTCATCACGGCCTCATTGCTGGGGGGCACTCTCTATCGGTTCACTGACCGTGTGATGACGGAGTTCCCCGCCCTCGTGAAGAAGTGA
- the sctR gene encoding type III secretion system export apparatus subunit SctR yields MDLTQFTPSSALITVIVVSLAPFVGVMVTSFTKIIVVLSLLRNALGLQQVPPNVVLNGMALVLTIYVMLPVGLDMAERARSVSNVGSTSGMLAVADAAKEPLRDFLIKHSSAHERAFFLKTAQKSLSPERAAQLSERDFVVVVPAFTVSELSAAFQIGFLIFLPFLIIDLVIANILTAMGMMMLSPTTISLPFKLLLFVLVDGWIKLTHGLVLSY; encoded by the coding sequence ATGGATCTCACACAATTTACCCCGTCATCGGCACTGATCACGGTGATCGTAGTCTCGCTGGCCCCATTCGTGGGCGTCATGGTGACATCGTTTACCAAAATCATTGTGGTGCTCAGCCTCTTGCGCAATGCCCTTGGGCTGCAACAGGTGCCGCCCAATGTCGTGCTCAACGGCATGGCGTTGGTGCTCACCATCTACGTCATGCTGCCGGTGGGCCTGGACATGGCTGAGCGTGCCCGCAGCGTCTCGAATGTGGGCAGTACCTCCGGCATGCTGGCTGTGGCCGATGCGGCCAAAGAGCCGCTGCGGGATTTCCTGATCAAGCACTCCTCGGCGCACGAACGCGCTTTTTTTCTCAAGACCGCACAGAAAAGCCTCAGCCCAGAACGTGCCGCACAACTGAGCGAACGTGACTTTGTCGTGGTCGTTCCTGCATTCACCGTGAGTGAGTTGTCGGCGGCCTTTCAGATCGGCTTTCTCATCTTCCTGCCCTTTCTCATCATTGACTTGGTCATTGCCAACATCCTCACGGCCATGGGCATGATGATGCTGTCCCCCACCACCATTTCCCTGCCGTTCAAGCTTTTGCTGTTCGTGCTGGTGGATGGTTGGATCAAGCTCACCCATGGTCTCGTGCTGTCTTACTGA
- a CDS encoding FliI/YscN family ATPase: MTLDTSPRPLLDPAVLASLRSLQPVAARGRVVQAFGTTLRVSGLRVSIGQQCLIRNPAQLHNPPLRAEVVGLREHDAILVPLGHLLGVSMGAEVEALDTGTFVPVGDALLGRVLDAFGNPLDGRPLPVGLPLRSFQSDPPNPLTRRPIDTPFVTGVRALDGLLTVGEGQRLGVFAMAGGGKSTLLGMLAKLAQSDVNVIALIGERGREVSEFLEDSLGAKGLERSVIVVSTSDRPAMERLRAAQTATAIAEHFREQGKRVLLMMDSVTRYARALREIGLSVGEPAVRRGFPPSVFAELPRLFERAGNDAHGSITAFYTVLAEDEDGSDPVAEETRSILDGHIVLSRQLGQAGHYPAIDVLASASRVFNRVTGQPQQEAAQRVRSLMAKHEEIRFLLQVGEYAPGSDPLADDAIAAQPALQALLRQRPDEGTAFQETLAALQQFLH; encoded by the coding sequence ATGACCCTGGATACCTCCCCCCGCCCATTGCTTGATCCAGCCGTGCTGGCATCCCTCAGGTCGCTGCAGCCCGTGGCTGCGCGCGGACGCGTGGTGCAAGCCTTTGGGACCACTTTGCGAGTGAGCGGTCTGCGGGTTTCCATTGGCCAGCAGTGCCTCATACGCAACCCTGCGCAACTGCATAACCCACCCCTGCGGGCCGAAGTGGTGGGTTTGCGCGAGCACGATGCCATTCTGGTTCCTCTGGGGCACTTGCTCGGAGTGTCCATGGGGGCTGAGGTCGAGGCTTTGGACACTGGCACGTTCGTGCCTGTGGGGGATGCGTTGCTGGGGCGCGTGCTGGACGCATTTGGCAACCCCCTGGATGGGCGGCCCCTTCCTGTGGGCTTGCCGCTGCGCTCGTTTCAGTCAGATCCGCCCAACCCCCTGACCCGGCGTCCGATTGACACCCCGTTCGTGACGGGCGTACGTGCTTTGGATGGACTACTCACGGTAGGTGAGGGCCAGCGACTGGGCGTGTTTGCCATGGCCGGTGGGGGTAAATCAACGTTGCTCGGTATGCTGGCCAAGCTTGCCCAGAGCGATGTCAATGTCATTGCGCTCATTGGCGAACGTGGCCGAGAGGTCAGTGAGTTTTTGGAGGACAGCCTTGGTGCGAAGGGCTTGGAACGTTCGGTGATTGTGGTGTCCACCTCCGATCGCCCTGCCATGGAGCGCTTGCGGGCTGCGCAAACCGCGACGGCCATCGCCGAGCATTTTCGCGAGCAGGGCAAGCGTGTGCTGCTCATGATGGACTCTGTCACGCGGTATGCCCGGGCTCTGCGCGAGATCGGACTGTCCGTCGGAGAGCCCGCCGTGCGGCGGGGCTTTCCGCCCAGCGTGTTTGCCGAGTTACCGCGCCTTTTCGAGCGTGCGGGCAACGATGCGCATGGCTCCATCACCGCTTTTTATACCGTGCTGGCAGAGGATGAAGACGGCTCCGACCCTGTGGCGGAAGAAACCCGCTCTATTTTGGATGGGCACATCGTGCTTTCCCGCCAGCTGGGGCAGGCTGGGCATTACCCGGCGATCGATGTGCTGGCCAGTGCCAGCCGCGTTTTTAACCGCGTGACCGGTCAGCCGCAGCAAGAAGCCGCCCAGCGGGTGCGCTCTCTTATGGCCAAGCACGAAGAGATCCGGTTTTTGCTCCAGGTGGGTGAGTACGCTCCGGGTAGCGACCCTTTGGCCGACGACGCCATCGCGGCGCAGCCCGCACTGCAGGCACTGCTGCGCCAGCGCCCTGACGAAGGCACGGCCTTTCAAGAAACCCTCGCTGCGCTGCAGCAGTTTTTGCACTGA
- a CDS encoding FliH/SctL family protein produces MSYQLTLHHDALLSVVTTSRVVPPQDVAPLQDALALLTTLRQLMDSSGQTVAAAELEAKERGYLAGYEAGKAIALEESAQKLSQSLHDLSRQLQDQRDELRDALVKLASGLVRCMAAEIAPDQVVTALAVRALEQVVPPQPVRLRLPPSLMEGVRAQLSLRELPLSVQCLPDPTLEGLTCVVESQAGALLAGLDDMLAHATQQLEVGQRQVLLRTE; encoded by the coding sequence ATGAGCTACCAACTCACGCTTCACCACGACGCTCTCTTGTCTGTGGTCACGACATCCCGTGTGGTGCCGCCGCAAGACGTGGCTCCTCTTCAGGACGCCTTGGCGCTGCTCACCACCCTGCGGCAATTGATGGACAGCAGCGGCCAGACGGTGGCCGCTGCAGAGCTTGAGGCCAAAGAGCGTGGCTATCTCGCCGGATATGAAGCAGGCAAGGCGATCGCACTTGAAGAGTCGGCGCAAAAGTTATCCCAGTCACTGCACGATCTATCCCGGCAACTGCAAGACCAGCGCGATGAGCTGCGCGACGCATTGGTCAAATTGGCATCAGGGCTGGTGCGTTGCATGGCTGCAGAAATTGCCCCTGATCAGGTGGTCACAGCCTTGGCCGTGCGGGCTTTGGAGCAGGTCGTTCCACCACAGCCGGTGCGGCTGAGATTGCCGCCATCCCTGATGGAGGGTGTGCGTGCCCAACTGTCGCTGCGGGAATTGCCTCTGTCTGTGCAGTGTCTGCCCGACCCGACTCTGGAGGGACTGACCTGCGTGGTGGAGTCACAAGCAGGCGCCTTGCTGGCGGGACTGGATGACATGCTGGCCCATGCTACTCAGCAGCTGGAAGTTGGTCAGCGGCAGGTGCTCCTGCGGACTGAATGA